A single window of Psychromonas ingrahamii 37 DNA harbors:
- a CDS encoding ATP-binding protein produces MKNNITTVISIQKRLIVSTVSVATLLIFTSWIFVFHETKNEVDEVYDARLGQLAKILALSMPSVMDLAPSVRDEIYADWSSVISDVDKDKIDSFPSVGHPDDQNLFFQFYTNGNLVFKSPGAPEPLNTGDLYSGTVNLNNEQWHYFQLKIPSRVNPNAYVVVAEKQSIRDEVVDEIALSTSLPQLLLIPTLALILFFLIKKFLRPVNELRLAVSQCDVNKLESIKIDHPAVELEPLVQQLNYLLSELDNARERERRFTRTAAHELKTPLAVLRLNIENALASEDQASQAYALNNIVRGVDRTDRLIQQLLMHSRIEAKQRNIFKNINIAALIREVIALLAPLALKNNQEISFSGPDECIIQGEGMFISILFSNLIDNAIRYSGENSEIKISLTINQSESHHNIVEVLVQDNGPPIPTAVRDKIFEKFFRAHSEKGDGAGLGMAIAAEAAKLHGASISLLPYDKTLLNTFLFTMDCGK; encoded by the coding sequence TTGAAAAATAATATAACCACAGTAATCTCTATTCAAAAACGATTAATAGTATCAACGGTCAGCGTTGCAACCCTGTTAATTTTTACTTCATGGATTTTTGTCTTTCATGAAACTAAAAATGAAGTCGATGAGGTTTATGATGCGCGCTTGGGACAACTGGCTAAAATTCTGGCGCTTAGTATGCCGAGTGTGATGGATTTGGCGCCTTCTGTTCGAGATGAAATCTATGCTGATTGGTCGAGCGTCATTAGTGATGTTGATAAAGATAAAATTGATTCATTTCCGAGCGTGGGTCATCCGGATGACCAAAATTTATTTTTTCAATTTTATACCAATGGTAATCTGGTATTTAAATCACCCGGTGCGCCCGAACCCCTCAATACGGGAGACCTGTATTCTGGTACCGTTAACCTAAATAATGAACAGTGGCACTATTTTCAATTAAAAATTCCTTCTCGGGTCAATCCTAACGCCTATGTGGTGGTTGCTGAAAAACAGTCAATCAGAGATGAGGTTGTTGATGAAATTGCCTTATCAACCAGTTTACCGCAACTTTTATTAATTCCTACTCTGGCACTTATATTGTTCTTTTTAATTAAAAAGTTTTTACGGCCCGTTAATGAATTACGCTTAGCCGTATCGCAGTGTGATGTTAATAAATTAGAATCGATAAAAATAGATCACCCGGCAGTTGAACTCGAACCACTGGTACAGCAACTTAACTACCTGTTAAGTGAATTAGATAATGCCCGGGAGAGAGAACGCCGCTTTACCCGCACTGCGGCACATGAATTAAAAACACCGCTGGCGGTGTTAAGATTAAATATTGAAAATGCATTGGCAAGTGAGGATCAAGCATCACAGGCTTATGCGCTTAACAACATAGTGCGAGGCGTTGATAGAACCGACCGGTTAATTCAACAATTGTTGATGCACTCTCGCATTGAAGCTAAACAACGAAATATTTTCAAAAATATAAATATCGCCGCACTAATTCGGGAGGTTATTGCTTTATTGGCGCCTTTGGCGTTAAAGAATAATCAAGAAATCTCTTTTTCTGGTCCTGATGAATGTATTATTCAGGGAGAGGGGATGTTTATCTCTATTTTATTTAGTAATTTAATCGATAATGCAATTCGTTATTCCGGTGAAAATAGTGAGATAAAAATAAGCCTAACCATTAATCAGTCTGAATCCCATCACAATATAGTCGAAGTACTTGTTCAGGATAATGGTCCACCAATACCGACGGCTGTAAGAGATAAAATATTTGAAAAATTCTTTCGGGCGCACAGTGAAAAAGGCGATGGTGCAGGACTTGGAATGGCTATCGCGGCCGAGGCTGCTAAGTTACACGGGGCTTCAATAAGTTTGTTACCCTATGATAAAACGTTACTTAATACTTTTCTTTTCACCATGGATTGTGGCAAATAA
- a CDS encoding Hsp70 family protein — MNNLVVKYLIGIDLGTTNTVVAYTDMLKPLTSDNCHIFEIEQLVAPGEVAKRPLLPSFRYHPAGGEINPIDLQLPWSDVAVDKLEGELPLVVIGEWARELGAKVDGRQVVSAKSWLSHPHVDRNADILPWAGAEGVAKVSPVLASASYLLHVRHAWNFAHPDALMEDQEVVITIPASFDEGARALTVEAASRAGLVNILLLEEPQAVCYDWYARQGARVQRELAKIKLLMVCDVGGGTTDLSLIKVAQGKDNSLALTRIGVGNHLMLGGDNVDLALAHIAEGLINGGTSANKKLSAANLSQLIQQTRKAKELLMGDDAPGSARVTVLGSGAKLIGGAKSCELTKQAVRDIALDGFFPNISFDQRPLKRRSAVVEFGLPYAADPAVSKHVAEFIADHQIACKDALGIDSTQSGHAIPDAVLFNGGVFNSAVLSERTIELLSEWRGSAVNRLENHHPNLAVAQGAVAYARARRGAQLKIGGGSARTVFLVLEQQDAGKQAICLMPKGTEEEQELTLSERKFSLQLGLPVQFHLFSTTADQGYKIGEIITLDEQTLASGRFISLPPLVVVLEKTTLDSVIVSLATRFTEVGTLKIDCVAENQQRWHLEFQIRQPLSQRTATDKTDALPDCFDQVREKVDLVFGESKKQITPKAVKSLRADIEKLLGKREHWELPLLRALFDQLLEGKNHRRRSAAHERIWFNLAGYCLRPGFGYLIDDWRVEQIWGLYEQGLQHHQETQVWIDWWTFWRRASGGLSALQQARVFEDIEKFINPAALTNRKLKEEAKQKSYQDMVKLVATLELLPIEHKTKISEWLLKRLQKSSETSSSWWALGRLASRIPFHGSAHNVIDKKEIQSWLPQLLSIDWKKNPQAAFAVVLMSRMSGDRSRDLDADWRAKIIQQLTLVKAAESWIEMVDSIKELNEAETKRVFGEGLPIGLKLIQ; from the coding sequence ATGAATAATCTTGTTGTTAAATATCTGATTGGTATCGATTTAGGCACCACCAATACCGTGGTTGCCTATACTGATATGCTTAAGCCGTTAACCTCAGATAACTGCCATATATTTGAAATTGAACAGTTAGTTGCTCCAGGCGAAGTGGCTAAACGGCCTTTATTACCTTCATTTCGTTATCATCCGGCCGGCGGCGAAATCAACCCTATTGATTTACAACTACCTTGGTCTGATGTTGCCGTCGATAAACTCGAGGGGGAGTTGCCCCTGGTCGTTATCGGGGAATGGGCAAGAGAGTTGGGTGCAAAGGTTGATGGCCGTCAGGTCGTTAGTGCTAAAAGTTGGCTCTCTCATCCCCATGTTGATCGTAATGCGGATATTCTCCCCTGGGCGGGTGCAGAAGGGGTTGCCAAAGTATCTCCGGTATTGGCTTCTGCGAGTTATTTATTGCATGTACGCCATGCCTGGAATTTTGCCCATCCCGATGCGCTGATGGAAGATCAGGAAGTGGTTATTACTATCCCCGCTTCATTTGATGAGGGAGCAAGGGCGCTTACCGTCGAGGCCGCAAGTCGGGCTGGTCTGGTTAATATTTTATTGCTTGAGGAGCCCCAAGCCGTTTGTTATGACTGGTATGCAAGGCAGGGTGCGAGAGTACAAAGAGAACTGGCTAAAATAAAGTTATTAATGGTTTGTGATGTGGGTGGTGGTACGACGGATCTCAGTCTGATTAAAGTGGCTCAGGGTAAAGATAATTCTCTGGCACTGACACGTATTGGTGTGGGTAATCATCTTATGCTTGGTGGGGATAATGTTGATTTGGCACTGGCACATATTGCAGAGGGGCTTATTAATGGTGGAACATCAGCCAATAAAAAACTCAGTGCAGCAAATTTATCGCAATTAATACAGCAAACACGAAAAGCAAAAGAGTTACTGATGGGAGACGATGCTCCGGGCAGCGCCAGAGTAACTGTCTTAGGCAGTGGAGCAAAACTAATAGGCGGCGCTAAAAGCTGTGAACTGACTAAGCAGGCCGTGAGAGATATTGCGCTTGATGGTTTTTTCCCCAATATCAGCTTCGATCAGCGGCCACTTAAAAGGCGTAGTGCTGTTGTCGAATTTGGACTTCCTTATGCTGCCGATCCTGCAGTCAGCAAGCATGTTGCAGAATTTATCGCCGATCACCAAATAGCCTGCAAAGATGCACTAGGCATCGATTCCACTCAATCGGGGCATGCTATTCCCGATGCGGTATTATTTAATGGGGGGGTTTTTAATAGCGCAGTACTCAGTGAGCGCACCATTGAGCTGTTAAGTGAATGGCGTGGCAGTGCGGTAAATAGATTGGAAAACCATCATCCTAACCTGGCTGTTGCACAGGGAGCGGTGGCCTATGCGAGGGCGCGTCGCGGTGCCCAACTTAAAATTGGAGGCGGTTCGGCGCGGACAGTCTTTCTTGTACTTGAGCAGCAAGATGCGGGTAAACAAGCCATTTGTTTAATGCCTAAAGGCACGGAAGAAGAGCAAGAGCTTACGCTTAGCGAAAGAAAATTTTCACTACAGTTAGGTTTACCTGTTCAGTTTCATCTCTTTTCAACGACTGCCGATCAGGGGTATAAAATCGGTGAAATTATTACCCTTGATGAACAGACTCTGGCCAGCGGGCGTTTTATTTCACTGCCGCCGCTGGTTGTTGTATTAGAAAAAACCACCTTAGACTCGGTTATTGTGTCCTTGGCAACCAGGTTTACCGAAGTTGGCACGCTGAAAATAGATTGCGTGGCGGAAAACCAGCAACGTTGGCATCTCGAATTTCAAATCCGACAGCCACTATCACAGCGAACAGCAACGGATAAAACAGATGCACTGCCCGACTGTTTTGACCAGGTCAGGGAGAAAGTTGATCTGGTCTTTGGTGAGAGTAAAAAACAAATCACCCCCAAGGCGGTTAAAAGTTTACGTGCTGATATTGAAAAACTATTGGGCAAGCGTGAACACTGGGAGCTTCCCTTGCTGCGAGCCTTGTTTGATCAGTTATTGGAAGGTAAAAATCATCGCCGTCGCTCAGCGGCCCATGAGCGGATCTGGTTTAATCTGGCTGGTTATTGTTTACGTCCTGGTTTCGGCTACCTTATCGATGATTGGCGTGTTGAGCAAATTTGGGGGTTATATGAGCAGGGGTTACAGCATCATCAGGAAACCCAAGTGTGGATCGATTGGTGGACATTCTGGCGACGCGCGTCAGGCGGACTCAGTGCGCTGCAGCAGGCGCGAGTGTTTGAGGATATCGAAAAATTCATCAACCCGGCCGCATTAACTAATCGAAAATTAAAGGAGGAAGCGAAACAAAAATCCTATCAAGATATGGTGAAATTGGTTGCAACCTTAGAACTTTTGCCTATTGAACATAAAACCAAGATTAGCGAATGGTTATTAAAACGTTTACAGAAATCATCGGAAACCAGTAGTAGCTGGTGGGCTCTTGGCCGGCTCGCATCACGGATCCCTTTCCATGGCAGTGCACATAATGTTATTGATAAAAAAGAGATACAAAGCTGGCTGCCCCAATTACTGTCGATTGACTGGAAAAAAAATCCACAGGCCGCTTTTGCGGTTGTCTTAATGTCTCGTATGAGTGGCGATCGCAGTCGTGATCTTGACGCCGATTGGCGAGCTAAAATTATCCAGCAGTTAACACTGGTTAAAGCGGCTGAGAGTTGGATTGAGATGGTTGACAGCATTAAAGAGCTAAATGAAGCAGAAACCAAACGCGTATTTGGTGAGGGTTTACCCATCGGATTGAAATTGATTCAGTGA
- a CDS encoding universal stress protein, with protein sequence MSYKHVLVAIDLTEASDIVISKAVSLAKNLDAKLSFISIDISHPDPDRIYDPLEVKLIEQNREKLTAKLKELAELTNYPITTTKVVGGDVEETLMREITKIKADLLVCGHHHGFWNRWWSSARKLVNITIVDLLLIHL encoded by the coding sequence ATGAGTTATAAACATGTATTGGTTGCCATTGATTTGACTGAAGCTAGCGATATAGTCATAAGCAAAGCGGTATCCTTAGCTAAAAATTTAGATGCAAAACTTTCTTTTATCTCTATTGATATTTCACATCCAGATCCGGACAGGATTTACGATCCGCTTGAGGTTAAATTAATTGAGCAAAACCGCGAAAAATTAACCGCTAAGTTGAAGGAACTCGCTGAGTTAACCAATTATCCGATTACTACTACTAAGGTGGTAGGGGGGGATGTGGAGGAAACATTAATGCGGGAAATTACCAAGATTAAGGCCGATTTATTAGTTTGTGGGCATCACCATGGCTTTTGGAATCGTTGGTGGTCTTCTGCACGTAAATTGGTCAATATAACAATCGTTGATTTATTACTTATTCATCTTTAA
- a CDS encoding Hsp70 family protein: MNETMPNNTQSRYSIGIDLGTTHCVLSYMDLSKIAEDPALVPELIIMPIPQLTQAGIIEEKKQLPSFIYMAHESELNDADIALPWNAQPNAIVGSIARELGSKTAIRLVSSAKSWLCHSGVDRHAAFLPAASPEEVRKISPLDATFEYLNHMRAAWDDKFPDFPLAKQDVTITIPASFDPAARELTAEAAKRVGFDNLTLLEEPQAAVYNWIHACGEAWREQVQVGDIILVVDVGGGTTDLSLIAVTEEEGNLTLNRIAVGEHILLGGDNMDLALAYRVKAKLSAEGKELQAWQIQAISQACRDAKEQLLLDNDISSVPITVPSRGSKLLGKTLRTELTRNEVRETLLEGFFPVVNINDHPKAARRSGLTQKGLPYAQDPAVSRHLAAFLSKQVSAADDVLGSTSLQSNNEDFADPLAGNFDKADSVDFIKPSAILFNGGVLKSPLLAERTMATINQWLEDAGAEKARLLADSDLDLAVASGASYYGYVKRGQGVRIRGGLANTYYVGIESSMPAIPGMEPPLEALCIAPFGMEEGTETVPSEAEFGLVVGEPVRFRFFGSNIRRHDQAGLQLEHWIDDELQELPELQATLSVEGRRVGDVVPVRLQAKVTEVGTLQLEAIAVNSRETNGSPERWHIELDVRD; the protein is encoded by the coding sequence ATGAACGAAACTATGCCAAACAACACACAATCTCGTTATTCCATTGGAATCGACTTAGGCACAACACACTGCGTATTATCTTATATGGATCTCTCGAAGATAGCGGAAGATCCTGCATTAGTGCCGGAATTGATTATTATGCCTATTCCACAATTAACGCAGGCAGGTATTATTGAAGAAAAAAAACAATTACCCTCTTTTATCTACATGGCCCATGAATCAGAGTTAAATGATGCTGATATTGCCTTGCCTTGGAACGCTCAGCCGAATGCTATTGTTGGTAGTATTGCGCGTGAACTGGGCAGTAAAACAGCTATTCGTTTAGTGTCAAGTGCAAAAAGCTGGTTGTGCCACAGTGGTGTTGATCGCCATGCGGCATTTTTACCTGCTGCCAGCCCCGAAGAGGTCCGCAAAATATCACCCTTAGATGCCACCTTTGAATATTTAAATCATATGCGTGCTGCTTGGGATGATAAATTTCCCGATTTTCCATTAGCGAAACAAGATGTGACTATCACTATTCCGGCTTCATTTGATCCCGCGGCAAGAGAGCTGACCGCAGAAGCTGCCAAGCGAGTTGGTTTTGATAACCTGACCTTGTTAGAAGAGCCGCAGGCGGCTGTTTACAACTGGATCCACGCCTGTGGAGAAGCTTGGCGTGAGCAGGTTCAGGTGGGTGATATTATTTTAGTGGTTGACGTTGGTGGTGGTACAACTGATCTATCATTAATTGCGGTAACCGAAGAAGAGGGTAACTTAACACTGAATCGTATTGCTGTCGGGGAACATATATTACTCGGTGGCGATAATATGGATTTAGCCCTGGCTTACCGGGTTAAAGCTAAATTAAGCGCAGAGGGAAAAGAGTTACAGGCATGGCAAATTCAAGCGATTAGTCAAGCCTGTCGGGATGCAAAAGAGCAACTTTTACTGGATAACGATATCAGCAGTGTGCCTATTACGGTACCGAGTCGTGGCTCAAAACTACTGGGTAAAACCCTGCGCACGGAGTTAACCCGCAATGAAGTTCGTGAGACATTACTGGAAGGTTTCTTCCCCGTTGTTAATATCAATGATCATCCCAAAGCAGCTCGCCGCAGTGGTTTAACACAAAAAGGCTTGCCTTATGCGCAAGACCCGGCTGTTTCGCGTCATCTGGCGGCTTTTTTAAGCAAGCAGGTGAGTGCCGCTGATGATGTTTTAGGCAGTACAAGTTTGCAAAGTAATAATGAGGATTTTGCAGATCCATTAGCAGGTAATTTTGATAAGGCTGATAGCGTCGATTTTATTAAACCCTCGGCTATTTTATTTAATGGTGGTGTACTGAAATCGCCTCTGTTAGCAGAGCGGACTATGGCGACTATCAATCAGTGGCTGGAGGATGCGGGTGCTGAAAAAGCGCGATTATTAGCTGACTCTGACCTGGATCTTGCTGTTGCCAGTGGTGCAAGTTATTACGGTTATGTTAAACGCGGGCAGGGTGTACGAATTCGCGGAGGCTTAGCTAATACTTATTATGTCGGCATTGAAAGCTCGATGCCCGCTATTCCAGGTATGGAGCCTCCATTAGAAGCCTTGTGTATTGCACCTTTTGGGATGGAAGAAGGCACTGAAACAGTGCCAAGTGAAGCTGAATTTGGGTTGGTTGTCGGCGAACCCGTGCGCTTCCGTTTTTTTGGATCAAACATCCGTCGTCATGATCAAGCAGGTCTGCAGCTCGAGCATTGGATCGATGATGAGTTACAAGAGCTGCCCGAATTACAAGCAACCTTATCGGTGGAAGGGCGCCGAGTGGGTGATGTTGTTCCGGTTCGTTTGCAGGCGAAAGTCACCGAAGTCGGGACACTTCAACTTGAAGCTATCGCGGTTAACAGTCGCGAGACTAACGGCTCCCCAGAGCGCTGGCATATTGAACTGGATGTACGAGATTAA
- a CDS encoding DUF2760 domain-containing protein, whose amino-acid sequence MNIDLSAFPTTIDTLHLGLGISAVLFLVLFLTKNKSSTDQEILENNIEASVADIEQPVEKTIPEVTKAAALKESTPEAALQLLTLLQQEARFIDFTQEDLSTYSDADIGAVARVVHEGSKKILNDYFTLEAIRSEEEETSISISEGFNASEVRLTGNVVGHAPFNGTLIHKGWKVSEVKLPKLAAGHDASIIAPAEVEL is encoded by the coding sequence ATGAATATAGATTTATCTGCATTCCCCACGACTATCGACACGCTTCACTTAGGCTTAGGCATCTCAGCGGTATTATTTTTAGTTTTATTTTTAACTAAAAATAAATCATCAACTGACCAGGAGATCCTGGAAAATAATATTGAAGCGAGTGTCGCTGACATTGAGCAACCAGTTGAAAAAACCATTCCAGAAGTCACTAAGGCAGCAGCATTAAAAGAATCAACGCCGGAGGCTGCATTACAACTGCTGACTTTACTGCAGCAGGAGGCGCGTTTTATTGATTTTACCCAGGAGGATCTAAGCACTTATTCTGATGCTGATATTGGTGCTGTTGCGCGTGTTGTCCATGAGGGCAGCAAAAAAATATTGAATGATTATTTTACCCTTGAAGCGATTCGCAGTGAAGAGGAAGAAACATCTATTAGCATATCTGAAGGTTTTAATGCATCGGAAGTGCGTCTTACGGGCAATGTTGTTGGTCATGCTCCCTTTAATGGCACGTTGATCCATAAAGGTTGGAAAGTGAGTGAGGTTAAGTTACCTAAATTAGCGGCGGGACACGATGCTTCAATCATTGCACCTGCGGAGGTGGAATTATGA
- the gss gene encoding bifunctional glutathionylspermidine amidase/synthase, producing MNYKSPSVFGTLLGYAPGGVAAYSSDYDTASDIKYPKRSAFRSYFNGIYMGYKWQCVEFARRWMYINKGTLFDDVAMAYEIFDLRTVRNLATNSLLPLQAFCNGSKSLPQPGSLLIWDQGGEFAETGHVAIVTEVFPDKLRIVEQNLDHQIWPEGHSFSRELPATTTEEGEYWLKCSFNDATILGWMTQTEDDRDAEPTLETNKQLFNLISRRAKEQPNPQKSWLNVANEDEAAYVKAMHGHKLSAVTADQYRYYVLSETAQHALQRAANELHALFMHATDYVLENQALLNKFNLPVAILPKIRQSWDNRLNELITSRFDFAMTPQGLKVYEYNCDSASCYMESAKIQGKWARHYGVQEGQDSGKDLFNHLVNAWRKSQAKGLVHILHDNDPEEKYHALFIQQTLKSAGLESKLISAISSLRWNSSGDILDEEGQLIHWVWKTWSWETALGQIRAQCEVDQALAEKYQPLWQQVSPPRLADVLLHKNIMIFEPLWTLIPSNKAILPVLWSLFPNHPLLLHTNFVLNADLQASGYVSKPIVGRCGANIQVVNHHEDILEETGGQFSAQDQIYQALFPLPLVDGYYVQVCAFTAAGKYAGSCLRVDSSMIISKDSDCMALRFVNDDHILSQ from the coding sequence TTGAATTATAAATCCCCTTCTGTATTTGGTACGTTACTCGGTTATGCGCCAGGTGGTGTTGCTGCCTACTCCTCTGATTATGATACAGCCAGCGATATAAAATACCCCAAACGAAGCGCCTTTCGCAGTTATTTTAATGGTATTTATATGGGCTATAAATGGCAGTGTGTTGAATTTGCCCGGCGTTGGATGTATATCAATAAGGGGACTCTTTTTGATGATGTGGCCATGGCCTATGAGATATTTGACTTACGTACGGTGAGAAATCTTGCAACTAATAGCCTGCTGCCCTTACAGGCATTTTGTAATGGCAGTAAAAGCTTGCCGCAGCCGGGCAGTTTGTTAATTTGGGATCAGGGGGGAGAGTTCGCAGAAACCGGTCATGTTGCCATTGTTACCGAGGTATTTCCCGATAAATTACGTATTGTGGAGCAAAATTTAGATCACCAAATTTGGCCTGAGGGGCACTCTTTTAGCCGAGAACTTCCCGCGACGACTACCGAAGAAGGTGAGTATTGGTTAAAATGCTCCTTTAATGATGCCACTATTTTAGGCTGGATGACACAAACCGAGGATGATCGCGATGCCGAGCCGACTCTAGAAACCAATAAGCAGTTATTTAATTTAATCAGCCGCCGGGCAAAAGAGCAGCCCAACCCGCAAAAATCTTGGCTTAATGTTGCTAATGAGGATGAGGCCGCTTATGTGAAGGCGATGCATGGCCATAAACTTAGCGCGGTTACAGCGGATCAATATCGTTATTATGTTTTGTCGGAAACCGCACAGCATGCATTACAGCGAGCTGCCAATGAGTTGCATGCTTTATTTATGCATGCCACGGATTATGTGTTGGAAAACCAAGCGCTATTAAATAAATTTAATTTACCTGTCGCGATTTTACCCAAAATACGTCAGTCATGGGATAACCGTTTAAATGAACTAATTACCAGTCGTTTTGACTTTGCCATGACCCCACAAGGGTTAAAGGTCTATGAGTACAATTGTGATTCAGCCTCCTGTTATATGGAAAGTGCCAAAATTCAGGGTAAATGGGCTCGCCATTATGGTGTTCAGGAAGGACAGGACAGTGGCAAAGATCTTTTTAATCATCTGGTTAACGCATGGCGTAAAAGTCAGGCAAAAGGACTGGTGCATATTTTGCATGATAATGACCCAGAAGAAAAATACCATGCGTTATTTATACAGCAAACATTAAAATCGGCAGGGCTCGAGAGTAAGCTTATCTCTGCTATAAGCAGTCTGCGATGGAATAGTTCGGGTGATATCTTAGATGAGGAAGGGCAATTAATTCACTGGGTGTGGAAAACCTGGTCCTGGGAAACGGCTCTGGGTCAAATTCGTGCACAATGTGAAGTGGATCAAGCGCTTGCGGAAAAATATCAACCTCTGTGGCAACAGGTTAGTCCCCCGCGTCTGGCGGATGTATTACTGCATAAAAATATTATGATTTTTGAGCCGTTATGGACCCTCATCCCCAGTAATAAAGCAATTCTTCCTGTGCTTTGGTCACTCTTCCCAAATCATCCTCTGTTATTGCATACTAATTTTGTTTTAAATGCTGATTTACAGGCGAGCGGTTATGTCAGTAAGCCAATTGTTGGGCGCTGCGGGGCCAACATTCAGGTGGTAAATCATCACGAAGATATTCTTGAGGAGACGGGAGGGCAATTTTCGGCACAGGATCAAATCTATCAGGCATTATTTCCACTGCCACTGGTGGATGGTTATTATGTACAGGTCTGCGCCTTTACGGCCGCTGGTAAATATGCGGGCAGTTGTCTGCGTGTTGACTCCTCGATGATCATCAGTAAAGACAGTGATTGTATGGCATTACGTTTTGTAAATGATGATCATATTCTAAGTCAATAA
- a CDS encoding DMT family transporter — protein MSNQRTFWLAFLGLVLTNLFWAINVTLARGYIDQVAPIALNLFRWLGAFILLTPFALRGTIKSWPIIRPKLLPLTGLAILSISCYNSLLYLAANFTTAVNITLINTLIPVVTLLIAWRVLGNRPRLMQLLGITISIIGVLLILTQGQLLRLLSLSLSQGDLLMLAAVTCWALFTVLLKKLSIKLSPIIVLYVLIMLGLPFLLFAYGIEALFFRSYWPPLSHLGLFAYLWVFPSIFAYIFWTYGVQHIGAEAASLSITLMPLFGATLAITFLGESIYWFHIAGGICSLFGMILALVSPERFTRKTRQKSSAC, from the coding sequence TTGTCTAATCAACGTACTTTCTGGCTAGCCTTTTTAGGGTTAGTGCTCACCAATCTGTTTTGGGCGATCAATGTAACCTTAGCCCGAGGTTATATTGATCAAGTCGCACCTATTGCGCTGAATCTATTTCGCTGGCTGGGGGCTTTTATACTGCTTACTCCCTTTGCACTGCGAGGCACAATAAAAAGTTGGCCGATAATTCGCCCTAAGCTGCTGCCTTTGACGGGACTTGCGATATTAAGCATTAGTTGCTATAACAGCCTACTCTATCTTGCTGCTAATTTTACCACTGCCGTCAATATAACGCTGATTAATACCTTAATACCTGTGGTGACCTTATTAATTGCCTGGCGAGTACTAGGCAATCGCCCTCGATTAATGCAACTGCTAGGCATAACAATATCGATAATCGGTGTTCTACTGATTCTAACCCAGGGACAACTGTTGCGATTACTGAGCCTTAGTCTCAGTCAGGGTGATTTATTGATGTTAGCAGCGGTAACTTGTTGGGCATTATTTACTGTCTTATTAAAAAAACTGTCCATTAAACTCTCTCCCATTATCGTTCTTTACGTGTTAATCATGCTGGGTTTGCCCTTTTTGCTTTTTGCCTACGGGATTGAAGCGCTGTTTTTTAGATCCTATTGGCCCCCTTTGTCTCATTTGGGGTTGTTCGCTTATTTGTGGGTTTTCCCGTCGATTTTTGCTTATATTTTTTGGACCTATGGGGTGCAACATATTGGCGCTGAAGCGGCTTCATTATCAATCACCTTAATGCCTCTGTTTGGTGCCACATTGGCCATTACATTTTTAGGCGAATCAATATATTGGTTTCATATCGCAGGCGGCATATGCTCTCTTTTTGGCATGATATTGGCCCTAGTTTCACCCGAGAGATTCACCAGAAAAACTCGCCAGAAAAGTTCAGCTTGTTAA
- a CDS encoding response regulator: MRILLVEDDVMLGESMVVSLIRHGYTVDWLQLGAAVEMTLRTENFTAIILDLTLPDADGLDILSQVRKAGHKLPILILTARDDIDDRVKGLDGGADDYLLKPFALQELLARLRVIVRRVSGYAESKIELHGLVISLAKNTVEYHGAAIKLTNTEFKLLTTLVTKAGRVLSKEYLQQTLYGWDEMASDNAIEVYIHNLRKKINNQLIKNIRGVGYIIEK, from the coding sequence ATGCGTATTTTATTAGTTGAAGATGATGTTATGTTAGGCGAATCCATGGTGGTTTCATTAATTCGTCATGGATACACAGTCGATTGGCTGCAATTGGGCGCTGCGGTAGAGATGACTTTAAGAACTGAAAATTTTACGGCGATAATCTTAGATTTAACACTGCCGGATGCCGACGGTTTAGATATCCTGAGTCAAGTCAGGAAAGCGGGACATAAACTGCCAATCTTAATTTTAACTGCGCGAGATGATATTGATGACAGAGTTAAAGGTCTTGATGGTGGGGCAGATGATTATTTGCTGAAACCTTTTGCTTTACAAGAACTGCTGGCGCGTTTACGGGTTATTGTCAGACGGGTATCGGGTTATGCTGAATCAAAGATTGAACTGCATGGCTTGGTTATCTCTTTGGCAAAAAACACCGTTGAGTATCATGGTGCTGCTATAAAATTAACCAATACTGAATTTAAATTACTGACAACCTTAGTGACCAAAGCAGGTCGAGTATTAAGTAAAGAATATTTACAGCAAACTTTATATGGCTGGGATGAGATGGCGAGCGATAACGCGATTGAAGTCTATATACATAATTTACGTAAGAAGATTAACAACCAATTAATTAAAAATATCAGAGGGGTTGGGTACATCATTGAAAAATAA